A single genomic interval of Streptomyces sp. 1222.5 harbors:
- a CDS encoding SDR family NAD(P)-dependent oxidoreductase — protein sequence MNSRLDGRTAVVTGASKGIGLAAVGALARAGATVVAGSRTSTRELDALVEQGTVTWVPVDLGTSTGAEQLVEAAQGRVDVLVNNVGAAPARTGGFLSVTDDDWQHVLDINLLSTVRVTRAALPLMAEARQGSIVTVASVNATLPDPMVIDYSASKAAVVAFSKALSKEVGPQGIRVNTVSPGPVQTDLWLAEGGVAETISAAAGVKPRDVVAQAAASTVTGRFSSPEEVAEVILFLAGDLSRNITGSDVIIDGGFIPTW from the coding sequence ATGAACTCCCGCCTGGACGGACGCACCGCCGTCGTCACGGGTGCCAGCAAGGGCATCGGACTGGCCGCCGTCGGCGCCCTCGCCCGAGCCGGGGCCACGGTCGTCGCCGGCTCCCGCACCTCCACTCGCGAACTCGACGCCCTGGTCGAGCAGGGCACGGTCACCTGGGTGCCCGTGGACCTCGGCACGTCGACGGGGGCCGAGCAACTCGTCGAGGCGGCACAGGGCCGCGTCGACGTTCTGGTGAACAACGTGGGTGCCGCGCCGGCCCGCACCGGCGGCTTCCTGTCCGTGACCGACGACGACTGGCAGCACGTCCTCGACATCAACCTGCTCAGCACCGTACGGGTCACCCGTGCCGCCCTGCCGCTCATGGCGGAGGCCCGGCAGGGTTCGATCGTCACGGTCGCCTCCGTCAACGCGACCCTGCCCGACCCCATGGTGATCGACTACAGCGCTTCCAAGGCCGCGGTGGTGGCCTTCTCCAAGGCCCTGTCGAAGGAGGTCGGTCCGCAGGGCATTCGCGTCAACACCGTCAGTCCTGGTCCGGTGCAGACGGACCTCTGGCTGGCCGAGGGAGGTGTCGCGGAGACCATCTCCGCGGCCGCCGGCGTCAAGCCGCGCGACGTGGTCGCGCAGGCCGCCGCCTCGACCGTCACGGGCCGCTTCTCCAGCCCGGAGGAGGTCGCCGAGGTGATCCTCTTCCTCGCCGGCGACCTCTCGCGCAACATCACCGGAAGTGACGTGATCATCGACGGTGGCTTCATCCCGACCTGGTGA
- a CDS encoding alpha/beta fold hydrolase: MGTVTTDDGTVIFYKDWGPRDGRPVVFHHGWPLSADDWDNQMVFFLSHGYRVIAHDRRGHGRSGQPATGHEMDTYAADVTALTDALDLRGACHIGHSTGGGEVARYVARAKPGRVSKAVLVSAVPPIMVKSDTNPGGLPIETFDGFRAALAANRAQFYIDVPTGPFYGFNRPGANVSQGLIDNWWRQGMTGAANAQYECIKAFSETDFTEDLRQIDVPVLVAHGTDDQIVPYEDAAPLSVKLLSDGTLKSYDGLPHGMLSTHPDTVNPDILAFLES, from the coding sequence ATGGGTACGGTCACCACCGACGACGGCACGGTCATCTTCTACAAGGACTGGGGCCCCCGCGACGGCAGGCCCGTCGTCTTCCACCACGGATGGCCGCTGAGCGCCGACGACTGGGACAACCAGATGGTGTTCTTCCTGTCGCACGGCTATCGCGTCATCGCCCACGACCGTCGTGGACACGGTCGGTCCGGTCAGCCCGCCACGGGCCACGAGATGGACACCTACGCCGCCGACGTGACCGCGTTGACCGACGCGCTCGATCTGCGGGGGGCCTGCCACATCGGGCACTCGACCGGCGGCGGTGAGGTGGCGCGCTACGTCGCCCGCGCCAAGCCGGGCCGCGTCTCCAAGGCCGTGCTCGTCAGCGCGGTGCCGCCGATCATGGTGAAGTCGGACACCAACCCGGGCGGCCTGCCGATCGAGACGTTCGACGGGTTCCGGGCGGCCCTGGCCGCCAACCGCGCCCAGTTCTACATCGACGTTCCCACGGGGCCGTTCTACGGCTTCAACCGTCCCGGAGCGAACGTGTCGCAGGGGCTGATCGACAACTGGTGGCGGCAGGGAATGACGGGCGCTGCCAACGCCCAGTATGAGTGCATCAAGGCATTCTCCGAGACCGACTTCACGGAGGACCTCCGGCAGATCGACGTCCCTGTCCTCGTGGCCCACGGAACCGACGACCAGATCGTCCCGTACGAAGACGCCGCGCCGCTGTCGGTCAAACTCCTCAGCGACGGCACGCTGAAGAGCTACGACGGGCTGCCGCACGGGATGTTGTCGACCCACCCCGACACCGTCAACCCCGACATCCTGGCGTTCCTCGAGTCCTGA